In one Echinicola marina genomic region, the following are encoded:
- a CDS encoding 3-hydroxyacyl-CoA dehydrogenase NAD-binding domain-containing protein: MINFKNITLAGSGVLGYQIAFQSAFHGYNVTVYDISDKVLEKAKGKFEGLKAAYKRDLKATEEQLQATYENLNYQSNLAEAVKDADLMIEAIPENPKIKIEFYEKLAKVAPEKTVFATNSSTLLPSQFAAHTGRPSKFLALHFANEIWKHNTAEVMGHSQTDPEVFQAIVDIDKTWMKGTGAPLGPVAILDIIGITTMYNINKNIAEQTQDPLMNNILEYLQDNFIKKNKLGVSTGEGFYSYPNPNYQKADFLK, from the coding sequence GTGATAAATTTCAAAAATATAACCCTTGCTGGAAGCGGCGTATTGGGTTACCAAATCGCATTTCAGTCTGCTTTTCACGGCTATAATGTTACCGTGTATGATATCTCTGATAAAGTATTGGAAAAAGCAAAAGGCAAATTTGAAGGCTTAAAAGCGGCCTATAAAAGAGACCTGAAGGCCACGGAAGAGCAACTGCAAGCCACCTATGAGAATTTAAACTACCAATCAAACCTTGCCGAAGCAGTTAAGGACGCAGACCTGATGATAGAGGCCATTCCTGAAAATCCCAAAATCAAAATTGAGTTTTATGAAAAGCTGGCCAAAGTGGCACCTGAAAAAACGGTGTTTGCCACCAATTCTTCTACCCTGCTTCCCAGCCAATTTGCGGCTCATACAGGAAGACCATCAAAATTTTTGGCCTTGCATTTTGCCAATGAAATCTGGAAACATAATACCGCAGAAGTGATGGGACATTCGCAAACAGATCCGGAGGTTTTCCAGGCCATAGTAGACATTGATAAAACATGGATGAAAGGTACCGGAGCTCCTTTAGGACCTGTGGCCATTCTGGATATTATCGGCATTACAACCATGTATAATATCAATAAAAACATCGCTGAACAAACCCAGGATCCTTTGATGAACAATATTTTGGAATACCTACAGGACAACTTTATCAAGAAAAATAAATTGGGTGTATCCACTGGGGAAGGATTTTATTCCTACCCCAATCCCAACTATCAAAAAGCTGATTTCTTGAAATAA
- a CDS encoding phosphodiester glycosidase family protein codes for MMMRIYLLLMLISSGVTAQQVSTVKWNEADKEKIQSVEWETKKVAKGMRVKTASMRLFDAPQEIFMLEIDTAKAKVNYLVGMADYMEKTSVQAKANDAIAAINGSFFRNHAEPLGDSRHLVMVDGKVLARTDSAEFETRGTGAVVVFNNQVDITGWSREKEKGIAGKADHALTSGPLLMDNEKMVDLSGTPFVLKRHPRSVIAFNNGHLLLIVIGGRSENAAGMSLDEVQFFCDALGCDDILNLDGGGSSTLYVKGYDEDDIVNVPTDGSERAVKGIFYITKD; via the coding sequence ATGATGATGAGAATATACCTATTGTTGATGCTAATAAGTAGTGGCGTCACTGCACAACAAGTATCCACTGTCAAGTGGAATGAGGCAGACAAAGAAAAGATTCAAAGCGTAGAATGGGAAACCAAAAAGGTAGCCAAAGGCATGAGGGTCAAGACTGCCAGTATGCGGCTATTTGATGCTCCACAGGAAATATTTATGTTGGAAATAGATACGGCCAAGGCTAAAGTAAATTATTTGGTTGGAATGGCAGATTATATGGAAAAGACCTCTGTGCAAGCCAAAGCAAATGATGCCATTGCTGCCATAAATGGGTCTTTCTTTAGGAATCATGCAGAACCACTGGGAGATAGCCGTCATTTGGTGATGGTTGATGGAAAAGTACTTGCAAGAACTGACTCCGCCGAATTTGAGACAAGGGGCACTGGGGCCGTGGTGGTTTTTAATAATCAGGTGGATATCACAGGTTGGTCCAGGGAGAAGGAAAAGGGGATTGCAGGGAAGGCCGACCATGCCCTTACCTCTGGTCCGCTGCTCATGGATAATGAAAAGATGGTAGACCTGTCAGGCACTCCTTTTGTTCTCAAGAGACACCCTCGCTCTGTAATTGCCTTTAATAATGGTCACCTATTGTTGATTGTTATTGGAGGAAGGTCTGAAAATGCCGCGGGTATGAGCCTGGATGAGGTTCAGTTCTTTTGCGATGCGCTAGGCTGTGATGATATCCTTAATCTTGATGGGGGAGGTTCCAGTACCTTGTATGTGAAGGGCTATGATGAAGATGATATTGTGAATGTACCCACTGATGGGAGTGAAAGGGCTGTTAAAGGTATATTCTATATCACTAAGGATTGA